cacaaggtcaggagatcgagaccatcctggctaacacggtgaaaccctgtctctactaaaaagtacaaaaaattagctgggcgtggtggcgggtgcctgtagtcccagctactcgggaggctgaggcaggagaatggcgtgaacccaggaggcagagtttgcagtgagccgagattgcaccactgcattccagcctgggagacagcaagacttcgtgtaaaaaaaaataataaaataaaaagcaatttctggctgggcacagtggctcatacctgtaaccccagcactttgggaggccaaggtgggccaatcacttgagcccagaatttcgagaccagcctgggcaacatggagaaacccccaggtactcgggaggctgagttgggagaatcacctgagcctgggaagtcaaggctgcagtgacccatgattgcatgattgcatcactgcactccagcctgggtgacaggagtgagaccctgtgtcaaaaaaaaaaaaaaacaaaaaaaacccacaatgtcTGAAATGCAGGAGAAATCATGTGCAAAGCAGCAGGATTCATAATTTTGCTGGGGTAAACCCTAAGGCAGTTATTTTGTTAAATTCCAGAATTCCTTAACTCTGTTGTAGAGTAGCAGATCAGTTCCCAGGAGGTGTGACTGTGGATGTAGAATGTTAGGTTTTTTAACAGCTAGACTCCCAAGACTGTTAGATAGGGAGTCAGTGGTCAGAGTCTCACTTTGGACACATTAGTTCGTTGGCTGctgttaaaaaacattaaaaggcAGTGGTCTCTCCTGGTCAGGCTTAGAATGGAGGTGTGTGGAGCAAGGCGGGAAACTTGCCTGACTGAGCAGGGAGGCACTCAGACACCATCACACATCTGGCACACAGGCTTTTCAACACTGAGGAGCAGCCCTGCCTAAGCTGCGGGCTGGTGGAGTGGGTCAGGCCCAGCCAGGGAAGAACACTCATCACCTAGCAGCCTGGGGCATAGCACGAACGGTGAAGCTCCTGGTCGACCCTGAACCACTGGCCAGGCTCAAGGCGGGATACCCAGAGTGGTAACAAGCCTTTTCTCTTGCAGAGTTATTCCCAGAACCTGTGTCTTTTGGCCAAGTGTTTCCTTGACCATAAGACACTGTACTATGACACAGACCCTTTCCTCTTCTACGTCATGACAGAGTATGACTGTAAGGGCTTCCACATCGTGGGCTACTTCTCCAAGGTCAGTGCCTGCCCAAGCTGTCCCTGTGCCCTGTCCTGAGCCAGATCCCTTCCCTGACACTCACCTGCCCCCCTTCTCCAGGAGAAAGAATCGACGGAAGACTACAATGTGGCCTGCATCCTAACCCTGCCTCCCTACCAGCGCCGGGGCTACGGCAAGCTGCTGATCGAGTTCAGTGAGTATGTGTGCTGCGGCCAGGGGGTAGTGGACCCACCATCGGTGCCTCACAGGCAGATGGGCCAGGCTACTgtgattctcaaccctggctgtgCAGCCCAGCCTCTAGGGGAGCCAGCCAGAAATAACAGTGGCACTCTCCCGGGGTTCTCTCCGTTCAGGCTGACTGCCCTGCTTATCTGGGGTAGGTTCTCAGCCCCCCAGTTTGCTCCTTGGCCAGGGTTCTAAGTGCCACTCAGCTTTCCCCAAATCTGACTTACATGCTCCTGCCTGGAGCCATGGGCAGAAGGTTAGTGAGCCGCTGGTGCTGATGTATCTGGTAACGTGTGCCATGATACGAGTCCTGGGGCAAGGACCAGTGGCTAATGTCCCCAGTTGTCGCCTGAGCCTTGCAGGCAGGTATCCAAAATGCTGTCAGCAGATAGACGTAAGCATGTTGTCCCTCGCTCCTTGTGTCCAGTGAGGTCAGTCTCTTAAAGCCAGAAGGGACTCTGACCTTCATCACACATGGGCTCTTCAGTGCCCTCCCCAACCCTGAGGCCCCTTCTTCCCAGCCTCTTACTCCCCATCACCCCCCATTCTGTCTATCTCACCACTCACTTGGAATAACCAAGCTCTGACCTGAGAAACAAGGAGGAAGTTCTAGCTGTTGACCTGGTGAAGACACAGAGGCTTTACCTGATCAAGGTTATGGTCCATTTGAGAAATTTTATTGGTTAAATGATGCCCAGATGGGGTCACATCCTCAGAACTTCTCAGCCTGGTAGCACAAGTGGATGCTTGAAGAAACTCAGTCTTGGAGCTCAGACAGCAATGGAGACGGGATGTGAGTGGGACCAGCAAGGGGCTAAGGTCCATTATGAGGGTGAGGAAGGGCTTCTAGAAGTAACAAACATCCCAGGTCCCTGACTGGGGAGAATGAAGACACTGACCAAGAGATGTGAAGCCACTCAGGGCTGTGCAGGGTCTGAGGATCTCACTGGGGACGGCCTCCCAGCGGCCAGCTATCAGCACGAGTTGGAGGGAAAGAGCCATGGTGGGGGTCAGTCACCTGGCTCCCAGGAATGGTCTCCCCGACTTAGGAAGCACCTTGGTGCACCTTTTCTCCTTGCATCCTCACAACCACCCAGTCAGGCCACTCAGGTCTTACAGCAGGTGACACTCCCAAGGTCCCAGCTAGGAGGACTTTGAGAATTCAAGCATTCTCAGGTCTGGATTAGAGACAGGAATCTGTCTCCACTTCCTTACATGGCTAGACACAGAGCCCGGGATGGCAAAGGAAAATCGGAGGCCCCTTCTTCCCATGAGCCATTTTCTCTGCATCCCCCGCCCATAAGCCTTCACTGGCCTCTGATCACCCTCATGGTTGACTGCAGCTGCTCCTCTCAGTGCCCTCATGCCCTCCACTGTGCTCAGCGCACGGGAAGAGTGAATACTCAGTTCTTcctgagggaactgaggcacagagaagtggaGGGCATAGAACTGCCAAGTGGCAGGGCCATGATAGGAACTAGGCAGCCTGCCTTGGCAAGCtgtgtttttaaatgttgctTATGTTCATCTGTGACCTCTTACTCACCCTCTCCTGCTCCATTGCTTTAGGCTATGAACTCTCCAAAGTGGAAGGGAAAACAGGGACCCCTGAGAAGCCCCTCTCAGACCTTGGCCTCCTATCCTATCGAAGCTACTGGTCCCAGACCATCCTGGAGATCCTGATGGGGCTGAAGTCGGAGAGCGGGGAGAGGCCACAGATCACCATCAAGTGAGCCTGGTGCTGTCTACCTGGGGGTACATGGCATGGCTTGTCTGTTCtgggctttctctctctctcagggctCCTGGGGACAGATAAAGGTCCTCAGGGAACCTGACCTGTGCTCTCCCACAGTGAGATTAGTGAAATCACCAGCATCAAGAAGGAGGATGTCATCTCCACTCTGCAGTACCTCAATCTCATCAACTACTACAAGgtagggaggcaggcaggggagaCAGGTGTGTGGGATGCAGAGTGCAGTCCTCTGTGGGCTGACCACCTGCTGAACCCATCTCCTCTGCCCAGGGCCAGTACATCCTCACACTGTCAGAGGACATCGTGGATGGCCATGAGCGGGCCATGCTCAAGCGGCTCCTGCGGATCGACTCCAAGTGTCTGCACTTCACTCCCAAGGACTGGAGCAAGAGGGGGAAGTGGTGACCAGACACTGCCCACTGCAGTGCCAAGACGGCAGCAGGACTGGGGCTGATAGCCCACCCCGCCCCCACTGCAGCTCCCACAAAGCACTCTAAGGGAGATGGGGCTGAGGACAGCTCAAAAAGGAGAAGACAGGCCTGGCAGGGGCCCACTGGTGCCCAGCACCAAGGCGAGCTCCGGGCTCAGACCAACTCCAAGGTCAGCTGGCCACAGGCCCAGGCCTGCTCTGAAGCAGGGACCAGAGGGAGCCAGGCAGCTGTGTACAGTGAGAAGGGATCCGGATGGGGGAGCTCTGTACAGAGGGCTGGTGATtgtaaaaatttcttttgtaaagtagaagttgggggtggggtgggtgctgGCTGCAaaaatttctggcttctcttaccCCTATTGCCCCCGGCAATAAATTGTTTCTATATGCCAGAGCCATGCAAAGTTCTtgggggggagggggaaagggcCCATGCTGGCTTAGGGGCTCTAAGGCGCCCAGACTCACAGGTGCTGTGAAGAGCTCCTTTATTGGGGTGATGGAATCGGTTCCAAAGAGCTGGTTTACTGCTGTGAAGGGATCGTAGCTTTGAATTTCAAGCTCTGGTTCTCAGTCCTCGGGCACCTGTGCGTGAATCTGCAACAGGAGTCGCCTCTACTGTTGGACTTGTAAGACAGGGCGGCAAGCTGGCCCCCATACCCGAGGAAGGACCCAGCTGTTCAGAATAACCGCTTCTAGACATGCTAGGAAGAGTGGTCAGGGAGCTACGCTTCCCACACACTACCCAGTAGAATCCTCCGGGCTCCGTCTGCGCAATTGTGCTCCCCAGCCCATCCACCCGGGGGCAAGACGGAACTCCTCGTCTACTCACCGCTGCCGCAAGGCTGGGCCAAGTTAAGGCCCCACGCACTTTGGCATCCGGGCCAGGGATGGTCTCCAGACCCCACAGGGTGAAGCGGCTGAAGTTGGCAGTGGCTCCAATGAAGCGGTCCTGGGGAAGGGGCCTGGCTCAGCATCGGGACTACAGCTCCCGCCCGCACCCCCTTTCAACCCTATCCCTTTGCTCACGAAGTCCCGCTCCAGCGGCTCCTCCTCTTGGTCGTCAGTCCCGGAATCCCGCAAGGGGTCTGGCTTCCCCATCGACACCTCCTTCTCTTCCGTCACCATCACGTATCCCACGAGGCCAGGCGGCACCGCCACCTCCTCTCCCCGTAGACAGCGGCCCCGAAACGACACTTCGAGTCCTGGAGTGGGAGGCGCAAAGGGCCTCAGGCAGGACCCACGCTGGGTCGAGCCCGGAGCTGCCCTCCCGCCACCTCCGGACGGACCACGATCCCCAGGAGCCCAGGCGATGAGAAGCGCGCAGGCCGGCGCGGGGGCTGCCGGGAGCCGTAGTCTGGCCGCAGCGCTCACCCTCGGGGCCCTGGCGGATGGCGGGCGTGAAGAAGCGCCCCACCGGGGCGGGCCCGTCTACCGCAACCTCGCAGGGCAGCAGATGCAGTGTGGCGGGTACGGCGTCGCGCAATGTGGCGGAGCGCAAGTGGACGCGGTGCCTCTCGATGGCCGCTTCGTCGCCGCTCTCCATCCTCCCTCCTACGCGACGCCAGGGCTCGCGAGCTGACACTGAAGCTGGCGCGGAAAGCGCGCAGGGCCTCTCAGGAAGCCTCCGCGGGGCCTCACGGGAAGCCGCCGCGGAACTTCACGGGAAGTGTAGTCCCCTTACCCCCTAACGCTttccctgggttcaagtcctaggGTTTTccagttgtgttttgtttttttccttccttccttcccctctcctctccttcctccctcccctctcccccctccctccccctcccccctccctccccctcccccctccccctcctccctgcctcccttccttccccccttcccttcccttccttccccccttcccttcccttccttcccttcctttcctccccttccttcccttcctttcctctttatttctttttcttatttattatttttttttttgacagagtctcgttttgtcgcccaggctggagtgccaggcacggtctcagctcactgcaacctccgcctcccgggttcaagcgattctcctgcctcagcctccggagtagctgggattacaggcgcacaccaccacgcccacctaatttttgtatttttagtagagactgggtttcgccatgttggccaggctggtctcgaactcctgacctcaggcgatcctccagcctcggccttctgaagtacttggattacaggcgtgagacaccgcgcccagccgggtttttttcttttattgtttttaatggcaCATGTCGTTGTAAAATCTAAAACGATTCTGAAAAGTACTCTTTTTATATTGATTAGTAGGTAGGttattcatttttagtttattaGGGACATCAACCCTTTTCTTAAATGCATTGAAAATGTTTTATCTGTGGTCTGTCTTGCAAACCTGTGTAAAGGTGATTTTTGCTGGACAAggacttatttttgttgttgtttgtctggtcttttagacaaggtctcactcgcctaggctggagtgcagtggtttgattggctcactgcagcctcgacctcccaggcttaatccatctcccagcctcagcctcctgtgtagctggaaccacaggcctgcgccaccacgcagctaatttttgtatttttggtagaggcggagttttgccatgttgcccaggctggtcttgaactcctggactcaagtgatctgcccgccttggcctcccaaatcacgctggaattacaggcgtgagccactgcacccaggacaaagactaattttttgtagtcaAATTTATCAACATTTTTCAGTCTTTTAGATTTCACAATTTTCTCTCTTTGGTTTCTCAGCTCTTCTCTAATGTTTATTTGTTCAGACACCCAACTTAGATATATTTTTTCAAGTTCTcacataaaacaaacacaaaactggAAATTTAGATTTAAATTGCGTTTAATTTATACATCCCTGCACATCTGGGAGCTGGTCTTGGTATTCTGTTGAATATAAACAATTTCAGAGAACATCAGCATCGGACAAGGTCATTCTGTGACCGTGAGGGAGCAAGACAGAAACAGAACCACTCCATCGTCACATCTGAATGCTGGCAAAGGTGAACACTGTCCAAACCACAAAAGGCATGAAACATCCCTCTTTCTCCCATAAGAGAGTGACTGTTGTTTCCTTACCAATTACAGCATTAGCCTCCAACTAATCTTCTCTCCTTCTGGGCAAGACTCATTAAGACAGTCCGTCATAGACATACCCCCACCTCTGGCAGCATCCAAGCCAGAGAGAAGCCTGGCTTCCCTAAACCCTGACTGAAATCACTGAACATGGGCACAAATCCTCCTATAAGTCCTTTCTAGCACCCTCTTATTGAAATTCCCCAGAGTGCAGGAGTAATATACCCAATTTGTTCAACTGCAGATGTATTCCTGGTGCTCTTTCACTAGAGTGGCAGATTAATTTAGAAAAAGGCTTGCTTTAGTTTTCTATCAGGAAAGACATAATTCAATTTATTCACATCTCCTTGGATATCTGTACAGTTGTGAGGTTTTGTTCATATATAATAGTTATTAATACATATTGTAAAGTTTATTTCTTCCTAGCTTATATTAATAATTGTTTCTATTAAGAACTGAGGGGCTGGGCATgatgattcacacctgtaattccagtgctttaggaggccaagatgggggaggattgcttgaagccaggagtttgagaccggcctgggaaacatagcaagactccgttcctacaaagaaaaaaaattttttaaacatgagtggggcacagtggcatgtgcctgtagtcccagctactcaagaagctaaggtgggaagatcatttaagcccaggagtttgaggctgccgttCAAgtcacgattgcaccactgcacaccagcctgggtttACGGagggagaccctttctctaaaaaccAAAATtggggcttttatttttttcattttattttctgactgattttctttttaatctatagcaggggttggcaaactttttctgtaaggggtcaaatagtaaatattttaggttttgtggacTTTATGGCTTCTGTCGCAGCTACTCAACTTCACCGttatagcatgaaagcagccatagacaatacataaatgaatgagcgTTGTTGTGTTCCAGTAAATCTTTGCAGAAACAGACAAGGGGTTGGATTTGAACCACAGGCCATAGTTTTCAGACCCCTTGTCTATAGCAAACctgttgatttttatatgtcCATTTTTAAACTAGATATCGACTGAATTATTTTGTTcctaatgatttttattttattttaagatccCCAGAATTAGTCACCTCTCTTtcaaataatgacaatttttaCCTCACCAttacatcttctttttttttttttttgttttcattacaccttgtaatttgttttcttttctaattgcCTTGGCCAGTACTTGCAGAACAGTCTCTCAAATGTTACTGGTATCAGAGGACAACATTGTCTTTTTCCTGAAACTTTCACGGGAGTGCTTCTGCTGTTTCACCAATAATCATGAAACTGCCTTTGACTTGTTATATATGTCTCATTAAAGCTGTACTActaagagcttttaaaaattgggagTAGATGttggatcttattttttatttttatgtttttggttttgcaaGTTTCCTGTAGTCTGGATATTAGTAATTGCATTCCTGTAGTGTCAAGGTAATCTATACCTGTATTTTCTGTAATTACATCTAGAAGTTTAATTCGATTctttggggaggggagagggcaaGACTACTTCATGGGTGGTTTTgtgtttttccctctttttgtGAGGTTAGCAGCCATAGATGATCATTGCCTAGATACTTTAATTCATTAGAGGTTAAAAcgcgtgtgcacgcacacacacacacagatatttttgggacagagtctcacctggtagcccaggctggagcgcggtggcgcgatcttggctcactcagctcaacctctgtctcccgggttcaagcaattctcctgccttggcctcctgagtagctgggattacaggcgcatgccaccatgccaggctaatttttgtatttttagtagagatggggttttaccatgttggccaggctggtctccaaatccttacctcaagtgatctgctcccctcccttgggctcccaaagtgctgggatcacaggcgtgaggcATGGTGCCCAGCCTAAAACTGATATTCTAAGTCctctcatttcttcttcatttactaGCTGAAATAGGTCTATAAAGAAAAACTCTCCCCATCAGCCATTTGATTGCCTGTTGGTACAGTGAGGataagaaagacaaaataattaggccgggcacagtggctcacacccataatcccagcactttgggaagctgaggtgggtggatcacttgaggtcaggagttctagaccagcctggccaacacggtgaaaccttgtctctactaaaaaatacaaaaattagccaggcgtggtggcgcatgcctgtaatcccagctactcaggaggctgaggcaggagaactgcttgaacccgggaggtggaggttgcagtgaactgagatcgagccactgcactccagcctgggtgacagagcgagactgcatctcaaaaaaaatccttttattttcCAGTTCTTAAAATAGTGATTTGTTGCCCTAGCATATTCCAATggtgaccttttaaaaatgttaaataaatattaaataaataaatataaataaaaataataaataatggatTAACACTTTTATGTTTCACATAATTGTGGTTATTATTCTTACTGAGGTGCAAATTTCCCCATCTTCTGCCAGTGGAAGCCTCTTCAAGTTATCTCCTGAATCTTTCGATATGACCCTAGTGATCTTTTATACATATCTTTGTTTTCCAGTACCACAAGATGTTCCTGGCTCATCTTGTACATTTCCTGCCCCAGACTTGGAATTATACATCTCTCCAAAGATCGCTGGTTCCCTTCAGTGGGAAATGATATTTAGTAATCCAATCTGATACTAGATGTATTCATTGCTACTGAGTTAGCCTttgtttctagatatttccagtgGACAAAGCTaggaaatatgcatttttttctctcctttttttttttcttttttttttgagacagagtccgctctgtcagccaggctggagtgcagtggcacaatctcggctcactgcaacctccgtctcctgggctcaagcaattctcctgattctcctggctcagcctcccgagtaggtgggattacaggcgcccaccaccatgcccggctgatttttttatatttatttatttatttttgagacgcagtctcactctgtcagccaggttggagtgcaatggtgagatctcggctcactgcaacctctgcctcccaggttcaagcaattctcctgcctcagcctcccgagtagctgggactacaggcgcccgccaccacgcccggctaattctttgtgtgtttagtagagacggggtttcaccgtgttagccaggatggtctcgatctcctgacctcgtgatccgcccgccttggcctcccaaagtgctgggattacaggcgtgagccaccgcgcccagccaggaggcTTAGTCTTAATAAAAACTTGGAAAGAAAGAGTCCCCCGAGGATCAATTACAACCGAAATGACAGAGCCCCTATCAGGTGTTGTTGAGTATCCCCTCTGCTGCTAAGCTTCAGGGAATAACTTGTTGGGTACACCTGTCTAGGATTAAACCTGTTTCTTATGAGTCACAGGCACAAAAGCAGGATACCACGACCTACATCTGTGAACCTTTGGAGGACCTCTGCTACCtatttaaaagaatcaatattCAGCCATAAGTGGTAACGTGACGCCGTGGGTGggaacatttttctcttcttcctgattGTAATACTTCTTTTCTGTCGCTTTGGGCAACTACCTCCTCCCAGGAAACATCTCTTGTCCTTGTTGGGTGTAGAGGCCACTCTAAGGCCCAAGTGGATACCATGTGCCACTGTTAATCCTGTTTGCTCTCCCAATTAACCTAATCCTGTGTAAGTGGGAACAAAActttatagtaaatatttcaaaaattatagctTTAGGAAATCATCTTCATGGTTGCTGGATTTGTCATCAACATCCCCAGGATAGAGAATTTCACCTTCTGGCCGATCCAAAAACTCTCTTGGCTAACTCCCTAGCCCTCTTCACCATCCATAGCAATCTCAAAGTACCCAGACCCCGACCATTAGGTGGAACTTTCTCTCGTGCACTTGATGGATTCTACCTGAAATCCCCCACCACTATTGCCTGGACCTGGGAAGGCATGTGTCTAGATCTCCAGGGCACTCATGATTCTATCAAGGCATGTATCTAGATCTCTAGGGCACTCATGATTCTGTCAAGGCGTGTATCTAGATCTCCAGGGCACTAATGATTCTATCTTTTGCAACCACTGTTGTGTTAATGACACAAAAGTGGAAGTTTCCCCACAATGCTGTGACCCAACTCTAGTTGCCAAGTTCCCAAGGCCACAGCAAGATAAATAAGATTCCACTTGTGAGCAAGGAGACCATATACAGTGCCTTCTCCCAGATCAGaacatacagagaaaaaaacaactgCCTAATCTGGGAAGGTGAGATTACCGCCCCCTTCTGGAAAACAAGGGCTGACCTAGAGGAAGCTTCTCCATCCTTGAATCTACATCTGGTTCGGCCTGCCTACCTCCACTCCTGCCTCCATCGTGTCCATCACGGTGACCCAGAAGCCCTACAAGGCATCCATCTCTGGCCCCTGGGCTTTCAGCAGCCACTCCTACACCAGCGGTCCCGGTGCCCACATCAGCTCCTTGAGCGTCTCCCAagtgggcagcagcagcagcttctgGAGTGGCCTAGGCACCAGCATGAGTCTGGGTGGTGGCTATGGTGGGGCAGTggtatggggtgggggtgggcgaCACAGCCATCATGGTGAACCAGAGTCTGCTGAGCCCCCTTAAGCTGGACCTGGACCCCAATATCCAGGCTGTGCATacccaggagaaggagcagaTCAAGACCCTCAACAAGTTTGCCTCCTTCATCGACAAGGTGCAGTTCCTGGAGCAGCAGAACAAATGCTGGAGACTAAGTGGGGCATCCTGCAGCAGCAGAAGACAGCTGGGAGCAACATGGACAGCGTGTATGAGAGCCACatccacagccttgggcagcagCTGGACACTGGGCCAGGAGAAGCTGaagctggaggcagagcttggcaACACGCAGGGGCTGCTGGAAGACTTCAACGATAAGTACCAGGATGAGATCAACGAGCGGACAGAGATGGGGAATGAATTTGCCTTCATCGAGAAGGATGTGGATGGAGCTTACATGAACAAGGCAGTGCTGGAGTCTCACCTGGAAGGGCTGACTGACAAGATCAACTTCCCCAGAGAGCTGTGTGAAGAGGAGATCTGGAAGCTGCAGTCCCAGATCTCGGACATGTCTGTGGTGCTGTCCATGGACAACAGCCGCTCCCTGGACGTGGATGGCATCATCGCGGAGGTCAACGCCCAGTACGAGGAGATCGCCCACTGCGGCCAGGCAAGGCTAAGAGTCTGCACCAGGTCAAGGATGAGGAGTTGCAGACACTGGCTGGGAAGCACGGGGATGACCTGCGTCGCAGGAAGATGGAGAACTCTGAGATGATCTGCAACATCAGCGGGGTCCATGCTGAGATTGAGGGCCTCAGAGGCCATCGCGGATGCTGAGCAgcgtggggagctgggggagctggtggagctggaggctgccctGTAGCAGGCCAAGCAGGACCTGGCGCCGGCCAAGCAGGACCTGGCGCCGCAGCTGCTTAAGTAGACAGCTGAGCTCGGCCTCCCGGGGCCTCACAAGCCCTGGCCTCAGCTACGGCCTGGGCCCCAGCCTTGACTCTGGCAGGGATTTCAGCTCCTTCAGCCGCACCAGCTCCTCCAGGACCATGGTTGGGAAGCTGGTGTC
This genomic window from Pan troglodytes isolate AG18354 chromosome 9, NHGRI_mPanTro3-v2.0_pri, whole genome shotgun sequence contains:
- the RNASEH2C gene encoding ribonuclease H2 subunit C; translation: MESGDEAAIERHRVHLRSATLRDAVPATLHLLPCEVAVDGPAPVGRFFTPAIRQGPEGLEVSFRGRCLRGEEVAVPPGLVGYVMVTEEKEVSMGKPDPLRDSGTDDQEEEPLERDFDRFIGATANFSRFTLWGLETIPGPDAKVRGALTWPSLAAAIHAQVPED